In the genome of Raphanus sativus cultivar WK10039 chromosome 4, ASM80110v3, whole genome shotgun sequence, one region contains:
- the LOC108861517 gene encoding kinesin-like protein KIN-4C isoform X4, with the protein MEAAECVKVAVNIRPLITPELLNGCTDCITVVPKEPQVHIGSHTFTYDFVFGNAGLPCLEIYDHCCAPLVDALFRGYNATVLAYGQTGSGKTYTMGTNYSGDGMNCGIIPKVMEDIFRRVETTKDSTELLIRVSFIEIFKEEVFDLLDSNSSALLKNDGAVQAKHVALSRAPIQIRETATGGITLAGVTEAEVKTKEEMGSYLARGSLSRATGSTNMNSQSSRSHAIFTITLEQKKISSSSSTTAEDAGEDILCAKLHLVDLAGSERAKRTGADGMRLKEGIHINKGLLALGNVISALGDERKRKEGGHVPYRDSKLTRLLQDSLGGNSKTVMIACVSPADTNAEETLNTLKYANRARNIQNKAVINRDPAAAQMQRMRSQIEQLQTELLFYRGDSSSFDELQILKHKVSLLETSNRELQNELQERRVACEHFSKSAYDAQVEKDKLIMKIESVRNGKSLDEIESCQDEDVGLINKYVSKIQELEGELLHVRSLKKVSNYQYSESVDSHEDGPRSSNVLFPSSNESSDCEDKVIDVTDEVEFQEKELEHCSLQEKLDMELKELDKRLEEKEAEMKRYSSGGTSVLKQHYEKKVHELEQEKRALQREIEGLRQNLASIPSAPGDGAQKLKESYLQKLNTLETQVSDLKKKQDAQAQLLRQKQKSDDAARKLQDEIHRIKSQKVQLQQKIKQESEQFRAWKASREKEVMQLKKEGRRNEYEMHKLMALNQKQKLVLQRKTEEASQATKRLKELLENRKASSREILSGASANGPGTQALMQAIEHEIEVTVRVHEVRSEYERQMEERARMAKEVARLREENELLKNAKISVHDDTMSPGARNSRIFALENMLATSSNTLVSMASQLSEAEERERVFGGKGRWNQVRTLGEAKSIMNYLFNLASSARCLARDRESDCREKDVLIRDLKEKIVKFSSFVRYLEIQKADLTHQVKAAQASELIKRSAEENLNSEHSLKKQEARNSVIVHEDMDTSDSDESDHEREDPDLDDEWKPEQESERESEAESVIRLNRKRNFKVGRRRSSVVPRRSYEENSESPSDEAEKSMPTSDVCCTCSKSSSCKTMKCQCRATKGSCGPSCGCSSVKCSNRNAEAKQNNSTSPLEHSDNSQEEQQQVLASRGALLLQNALADKPVEETNGEGTRIRRKPLSDIGNTTGKTNVPKPVKRMKWKKPLLKLVVDQPPPTTTTPTSSQEPSDSGEANDTKLKLPRSIRSTKVGQVEVELQMKKRTTLVGSNQENRDVA; encoded by the exons ATGGAGGCCGCAGAGTGCGTCAAGGTCGCCGTCAACATTCGGCCTTTGATTACCCCCGAGCTTCTTAACGGATGCACCGATTGCATCACCGTTGTGCCCAAGGAGCCTCAG GTTCATATCGGTTCACACACCTTTACATACGACTTCGTATTTGGGAATGCGGGCTTGCCGTGTTTGGAGATCTACGACCATTGTTGTGCTCCTCTTGTGGATGCACTGTTTAGAGGATATAATGCTACGGTTCTTGCCTATGGCCAG ACTGGTTCAGGTAAAACGTATACGATGGGAACTAACTATAGTGGAGATGGGATGAACTGTGGCATTATACCCAAGGTGATGGAAGATATATTTAGAAGAGTGGAGACGACCAAAGATTCGACCGAGTTATTGATACGGGTGTCTTTTATTGAG ATATTTAAGGAAGAAGTGTTTGATTTGCTTGACTCGAATTCGTCTGCCCTCCTGAAGAATGATGGTGCGGTTCAGGCAAAGCACGTTGCCCTCTCGAGAGCTCCGATTCAGATCAGGGAAACTGCTACTGGAGGAATCACTTTGGCTGGTGTTACTGAGGCGGAAGTGAAGACAAAAGAGGAGATGGGTTCGTATCTAGCTCGAGGATCTTTGTCTCGTGCTACTGGCAGCACCAACATGAATAGCCAATCAAG tcGGTCTCATGCAATCTTCACAATCACtctggaacaaaagaaaatttccAGTAGTTCTTCCACAACAGCTGAAGATGCGGGTGAAGATATACTCTGTGCGAAGCTTCATTTGGTCGACCTAGCTGGGTCAGAACGTGCAAAACGAACGGGAGCCGATGGCATGCGCTTGAAAGAAG GAATCCACATCAACAAAGGTCTACTTGCTCTAGGAAATGTAATAAGTGCATTAGGagatgagagaaagagaaaggaagGAGGTCATGTTCCTTACCGCGACAGCAAGTTAACTCGCTTGCTTCAG GATTCCCTTGGTGGCAATAGTAAAACAGTGATGATTG CGTGTGTAAGTCCAGCGGATACAAATGCTGAGGAGACACTTAATACACTAAAATATGCTAATCGTGCACGCAATATTCAGAATAAAGCAGTG ATCAATCGAGACCCAGCAGCCGCACAAATGCAAAGAATGCGGAGCCAAATTGAGCAGCTGCAGACAGAACTCTTGTTTTATCGAGGTGACAGTAGTTCTTTTGATGAGCTGCAG ATCCTCAAACATAAAGTATCATTGCTTGAGACAAGCAACCGTGAGCTACAAAATGAACTTCAAGAACGGAGAGTAGCTTGTGAGCATTTCTCGAAGAGTGCTTATGATGCTCAG GTGGAGAAGGACAAACTTATAATGAAAATCGAATCTGTTCGCAATGGTAAATCCTTGGATGAGATTGAATCGTGCCAAGATGAG GACGTTGGTTTGATCAACAAGTACGTTTCAAAAATCCAAGAGCTGGAAGGAGAGTTATTGCATGTCAGAAGCTTAAAGAAAGTCAGTAACTACCAATATTCTGAGTCTGTTGATTCCCATGAAGATGGGCCCCGTTCGAGTAATGTCTTGTTCCCCTCATCCAATGAGTCGTCAGATTGTGAAGATAAAGTGATTGATGTCACAG ATGAGGTTGAATTTCAAGAAAAGGAGCTTGAACATTGCTCACTTCAAGAAAAGTTGGATATGGAGCTAAAGGAATTAGATAAGAGACTTGAAGAAAAGGAG GCTGAAATGAAGCGTTATTCAAGTGGCGGTACATCTGTTCTCAAACAGCATTATGAGAAAAAGGTCCATGAGCTAGAACAAGAAAAAAGAGCATTGCAG AGAGAAATTGAAGGTTTGAGACAGAACCTTGCTAGCATACCATCTGCCCCAGGCGATGGTGCCCAAAAACTGAAGGAATCTTATCTTCAGAAACTAAACACGCTTGAAACCCAG GTTTCTGAtttgaagaagaaacaagaTGCACAAGCGCAACTCTTAAGGCAAAAGCAGAAAAGTGATGATGCAGCAAGAAAACTTCAAGATGAAATACACAGAATTAAGTCCCAAAAG GTGCAATTGCAGCAAAAGATTAAGCAAGAATCAGAACAGTTCAGGGCCTGGAAGGCCTCAAGAGAGAAGGAAGTTATGCAG CTCAAAAAAGAGGGAAGGAGAAATGAGTATGAGATGCACAAGCTCATGGCTCTGAATCAAAAACAGAAGCTG GTTTTGCAAAGAAAGACAGAAGAGGCATCTCAGGCGACAAAAAGACTCAAAGAGCTTTTAGAAAATCGAAAGGCGTCTTCGCGGGAGATATTGA GTGGTGCAAGTGCTAATGGTCCAGGAACTCAG GCATTGATGCAAGCAATTGAGCATGAGATTGAAGTCACGGTTCGGGTTCACGAAGTGCGTTCTGAGTACGAGAGGCAAATGGAAGA GAGAGCAAGAATGGCGAAGGAAGTTGCAAGGCTAAGGGAAGAAAACGAGTTGCTCAAGAATGCCAAGATAAG CGTGCATGATGATACCATGTCTCCGGGAGCAAGAAACTCAAGGATTTTTGCACTGGAGAATATGCTTGCGACCTCTTCAAACACTCTCGTTTCCATGGCATCACAATTGTCCGAAGCAGAGGAACGCGAGCGTGTGTTTGGTGGAAAAGGAAGGTGGAACCAAGTTCGAACATTAGGTGAAGCAAAGAGTATCATGAACTATTTGTTCAATTTGGCATCAAGTGCGAG GTGTCTTGCTCGAGATAGAGAATCAGACTGCCGAGAAAAAGATGTCTTAATAAGAGACCTGAAAGAAAAAATAGTGAAGTTTAGCAGTTTTGTTAGATACTTGGAGATCCAAAAAGCAGACCTCACGCATCAGGTGAAGGCGGCACAG GCTTCTGAATTGATCAAAAGGTCTGCAGAGGAGAATCTAAACAGCGAGCACAGCTTGAAAAAACAGGAAGCCAGGAACTCGGTTATAGTTCATGAGGACATGGACACCTCAGATTCTGATGAGTCGGACCATGAACGGGAAGATCCAGATCTCGATGATGAATGGAAGCCTGAACAGGAATCAGAGCGTGAGTCGGAAGCGGAATCAGTTATAAGACTGAACAGAAAACGTAACTTCAAAGTAGGAAGACGTCGCTCTAGTGTGGTGCCCAGGCGTTCATATGAAGAGAATTCGGAATCTCCTTCAGACGAGGCAGAGAAATCCATGCCAACATCTGATGTGTGCTGCACTTGCAGTAAGAGCTCTTCTTGCAAGACGATGAAATGTCAGTGTCGAGCTACAAAGGGATCTTGTGGTCCATCATGCGGTTGTTCTTCAGTTAAATGTTCCAACAGGAACGCAGAAGCAAAGCAGAACAACTCCACCTCGCCATTAGAGCACAGTGACAACTCTCAGGAAGAACAACAACAAGTCCTTGCTTCACGTGGAGCTTTGCTGCTGCAAAACGCTCTTGCTGACAAGCCAGTGGAGGAGACTAATGGAGAAGgaaccagaataagaagaaaaccTCTG
- the LOC108861517 gene encoding kinesin-like protein KIN-4C isoform X2 has product MEAAECVKVAVNIRPLITPELLNGCTDCITVVPKEPQVHIGSHTFTYDFVFGNAGLPCLEIYDHCCAPLVDALFRGYNATVLAYGQTGSGKTYTMGTNYSGDGMNCGIIPKVMEDIFRRVETTKDSTELLIRVSFIEIFKEEVFDLLDSNSSALLKNDGAVQAKHVALSRAPIQIRETATGGITLAGVTEAEVKTKEEMGSYLARGSLSRATGSTNMNSQSSRSHAIFTITLEQKKISSSSSTTAEDAGEDILCAKLHLVDLAGSERAKRTGADGMRLKEGIHINKGLLALGNVISALGDERKRKEGGHVPYRDSKLTRLLQDSLGGNSKTVMIACVSPADTNAEETLNTLKYANRARNIQNKAVINRDPAAAQMQRMRSQIEQLQTELLFYRGDSSSFDELQILKHKVSLLETSNRELQNELQERRVACEHFSKSAYDAQVEKDKLIMKIESVRNGKSLDEIESCQDEDVGLINKYVSKIQELEGELLHVRSLKKVSNYQYSESVDSHEDGPRSSNVLFPSSNESSDCEDKVIDVTDEVEFQEKELEHCSLQEKLDMELKELDKRLEEKEAEMKRYSSGGTSVLKQHYEKKVHELEQEKRALQREIEGLRQNLASIPSAPGDGAQKLKESYLQKLNTLETQVSDLKKKQDAQAQLLRQKQKSDDAARKLQDEIHRIKSQKVQLQQKIKQESEQFRAWKASREKEVMQLKKEGRRNEYEMHKLMALNQKQKLVLQRKTEEASQATKRLKELLENRKASSREILSGASANGPGTQALMQAIEHEIEVTVRVHEVRSEYERQMEERARMAKEVARLREENELLKNAKISSVHDDTMSPGARNSRIFALENMLATSSNTLVSMASQLSEAEERERVFGGKGRWNQVRTLGEAKSIMNYLFNLASSARCLARDRESDCREKDVLIRDLKEKIVKFSSFVRYLEIQKADLTHQVKAAQASELIKRSAEENLNSEHSLKKQEARNSVIVHEDMDTSDSDESDHEREDPDLDDEWKPEQESERESEAESVIRLNRKRNFKVGRRRSSVVPRRSYEENSESPSDEAEKSMPTSDVCCTCSKSSSCKTMKCQCRATKGSCGPSCGCSSVKCSNRNAEAKQNNSTSPLEHSDNSQEEQQQVLASRGALLLQNALADKPVEETNGEGTRIRRKPLSDIGNTTGKTNVPKPVKRMKWKKPLLKLVVDQPPPTTTTPTSSQEPSDSGEANDTKLKLPRSIRSTKGSNMLRERNAEQSGGESEVGNGGFVQSSSSGPSGSRTSDEKENHTRRI; this is encoded by the exons ATGGAGGCCGCAGAGTGCGTCAAGGTCGCCGTCAACATTCGGCCTTTGATTACCCCCGAGCTTCTTAACGGATGCACCGATTGCATCACCGTTGTGCCCAAGGAGCCTCAG GTTCATATCGGTTCACACACCTTTACATACGACTTCGTATTTGGGAATGCGGGCTTGCCGTGTTTGGAGATCTACGACCATTGTTGTGCTCCTCTTGTGGATGCACTGTTTAGAGGATATAATGCTACGGTTCTTGCCTATGGCCAG ACTGGTTCAGGTAAAACGTATACGATGGGAACTAACTATAGTGGAGATGGGATGAACTGTGGCATTATACCCAAGGTGATGGAAGATATATTTAGAAGAGTGGAGACGACCAAAGATTCGACCGAGTTATTGATACGGGTGTCTTTTATTGAG ATATTTAAGGAAGAAGTGTTTGATTTGCTTGACTCGAATTCGTCTGCCCTCCTGAAGAATGATGGTGCGGTTCAGGCAAAGCACGTTGCCCTCTCGAGAGCTCCGATTCAGATCAGGGAAACTGCTACTGGAGGAATCACTTTGGCTGGTGTTACTGAGGCGGAAGTGAAGACAAAAGAGGAGATGGGTTCGTATCTAGCTCGAGGATCTTTGTCTCGTGCTACTGGCAGCACCAACATGAATAGCCAATCAAG tcGGTCTCATGCAATCTTCACAATCACtctggaacaaaagaaaatttccAGTAGTTCTTCCACAACAGCTGAAGATGCGGGTGAAGATATACTCTGTGCGAAGCTTCATTTGGTCGACCTAGCTGGGTCAGAACGTGCAAAACGAACGGGAGCCGATGGCATGCGCTTGAAAGAAG GAATCCACATCAACAAAGGTCTACTTGCTCTAGGAAATGTAATAAGTGCATTAGGagatgagagaaagagaaaggaagGAGGTCATGTTCCTTACCGCGACAGCAAGTTAACTCGCTTGCTTCAG GATTCCCTTGGTGGCAATAGTAAAACAGTGATGATTG CGTGTGTAAGTCCAGCGGATACAAATGCTGAGGAGACACTTAATACACTAAAATATGCTAATCGTGCACGCAATATTCAGAATAAAGCAGTG ATCAATCGAGACCCAGCAGCCGCACAAATGCAAAGAATGCGGAGCCAAATTGAGCAGCTGCAGACAGAACTCTTGTTTTATCGAGGTGACAGTAGTTCTTTTGATGAGCTGCAG ATCCTCAAACATAAAGTATCATTGCTTGAGACAAGCAACCGTGAGCTACAAAATGAACTTCAAGAACGGAGAGTAGCTTGTGAGCATTTCTCGAAGAGTGCTTATGATGCTCAG GTGGAGAAGGACAAACTTATAATGAAAATCGAATCTGTTCGCAATGGTAAATCCTTGGATGAGATTGAATCGTGCCAAGATGAG GACGTTGGTTTGATCAACAAGTACGTTTCAAAAATCCAAGAGCTGGAAGGAGAGTTATTGCATGTCAGAAGCTTAAAGAAAGTCAGTAACTACCAATATTCTGAGTCTGTTGATTCCCATGAAGATGGGCCCCGTTCGAGTAATGTCTTGTTCCCCTCATCCAATGAGTCGTCAGATTGTGAAGATAAAGTGATTGATGTCACAG ATGAGGTTGAATTTCAAGAAAAGGAGCTTGAACATTGCTCACTTCAAGAAAAGTTGGATATGGAGCTAAAGGAATTAGATAAGAGACTTGAAGAAAAGGAG GCTGAAATGAAGCGTTATTCAAGTGGCGGTACATCTGTTCTCAAACAGCATTATGAGAAAAAGGTCCATGAGCTAGAACAAGAAAAAAGAGCATTGCAG AGAGAAATTGAAGGTTTGAGACAGAACCTTGCTAGCATACCATCTGCCCCAGGCGATGGTGCCCAAAAACTGAAGGAATCTTATCTTCAGAAACTAAACACGCTTGAAACCCAG GTTTCTGAtttgaagaagaaacaagaTGCACAAGCGCAACTCTTAAGGCAAAAGCAGAAAAGTGATGATGCAGCAAGAAAACTTCAAGATGAAATACACAGAATTAAGTCCCAAAAG GTGCAATTGCAGCAAAAGATTAAGCAAGAATCAGAACAGTTCAGGGCCTGGAAGGCCTCAAGAGAGAAGGAAGTTATGCAG CTCAAAAAAGAGGGAAGGAGAAATGAGTATGAGATGCACAAGCTCATGGCTCTGAATCAAAAACAGAAGCTG GTTTTGCAAAGAAAGACAGAAGAGGCATCTCAGGCGACAAAAAGACTCAAAGAGCTTTTAGAAAATCGAAAGGCGTCTTCGCGGGAGATATTGA GTGGTGCAAGTGCTAATGGTCCAGGAACTCAG GCATTGATGCAAGCAATTGAGCATGAGATTGAAGTCACGGTTCGGGTTCACGAAGTGCGTTCTGAGTACGAGAGGCAAATGGAAGA GAGAGCAAGAATGGCGAAGGAAGTTGCAAGGCTAAGGGAAGAAAACGAGTTGCTCAAGAATGCCAAGATAAG CAGCGTGCATGATGATACCATGTCTCCGGGAGCAAGAAACTCAAGGATTTTTGCACTGGAGAATATGCTTGCGACCTCTTCAAACACTCTCGTTTCCATGGCATCACAATTGTCCGAAGCAGAGGAACGCGAGCGTGTGTTTGGTGGAAAAGGAAGGTGGAACCAAGTTCGAACATTAGGTGAAGCAAAGAGTATCATGAACTATTTGTTCAATTTGGCATCAAGTGCGAG GTGTCTTGCTCGAGATAGAGAATCAGACTGCCGAGAAAAAGATGTCTTAATAAGAGACCTGAAAGAAAAAATAGTGAAGTTTAGCAGTTTTGTTAGATACTTGGAGATCCAAAAAGCAGACCTCACGCATCAGGTGAAGGCGGCACAG GCTTCTGAATTGATCAAAAGGTCTGCAGAGGAGAATCTAAACAGCGAGCACAGCTTGAAAAAACAGGAAGCCAGGAACTCGGTTATAGTTCATGAGGACATGGACACCTCAGATTCTGATGAGTCGGACCATGAACGGGAAGATCCAGATCTCGATGATGAATGGAAGCCTGAACAGGAATCAGAGCGTGAGTCGGAAGCGGAATCAGTTATAAGACTGAACAGAAAACGTAACTTCAAAGTAGGAAGACGTCGCTCTAGTGTGGTGCCCAGGCGTTCATATGAAGAGAATTCGGAATCTCCTTCAGACGAGGCAGAGAAATCCATGCCAACATCTGATGTGTGCTGCACTTGCAGTAAGAGCTCTTCTTGCAAGACGATGAAATGTCAGTGTCGAGCTACAAAGGGATCTTGTGGTCCATCATGCGGTTGTTCTTCAGTTAAATGTTCCAACAGGAACGCAGAAGCAAAGCAGAACAACTCCACCTCGCCATTAGAGCACAGTGACAACTCTCAGGAAGAACAACAACAAGTCCTTGCTTCACGTGGAGCTTTGCTGCTGCAAAACGCTCTTGCTGACAAGCCAGTGGAGGAGACTAATGGAGAAGgaaccagaataagaagaaaaccTCTG
- the LOC108861517 gene encoding kinesin-like protein KIN-4C isoform X1, with protein sequence MEAAECVKVAVNIRPLITPELLNGCTDCITVVPKEPQVHIGSHTFTYDFVFGNAGLPCLEIYDHCCAPLVDALFRGYNATVLAYGQTGSGKTYTMGTNYSGDGMNCGIIPKVMEDIFRRVETTKDSTELLIRVSFIEIFKEEVFDLLDSNSSALLKNDGAVQAKHVALSRAPIQIRETATGGITLAGVTEAEVKTKEEMGSYLARGSLSRATGSTNMNSQSSRSHAIFTITLEQKKISSSSSTTAEDAGEDILCAKLHLVDLAGSERAKRTGADGMRLKEGIHINKGLLALGNVISALGDERKRKEGGHVPYRDSKLTRLLQDSLGGNSKTVMIACVSPADTNAEETLNTLKYANRARNIQNKAVINRDPAAAQMQRMRSQIEQLQTELLFYRGDSSSFDELQILKHKVSLLETSNRELQNELQERRVACEHFSKSAYDAQVEKDKLIMKIESVRNGKSLDEIESCQDEDVGLINKYVSKIQELEGELLHVRSLKKVSNYQYSESVDSHEDGPRSSNVLFPSSNESSDCEDKVIDVTVCADEVEFQEKELEHCSLQEKLDMELKELDKRLEEKEAEMKRYSSGGTSVLKQHYEKKVHELEQEKRALQREIEGLRQNLASIPSAPGDGAQKLKESYLQKLNTLETQVSDLKKKQDAQAQLLRQKQKSDDAARKLQDEIHRIKSQKVQLQQKIKQESEQFRAWKASREKEVMQLKKEGRRNEYEMHKLMALNQKQKLVLQRKTEEASQATKRLKELLENRKASSREILSGASANGPGTQALMQAIEHEIEVTVRVHEVRSEYERQMEERARMAKEVARLREENELLKNAKISSVHDDTMSPGARNSRIFALENMLATSSNTLVSMASQLSEAEERERVFGGKGRWNQVRTLGEAKSIMNYLFNLASSARCLARDRESDCREKDVLIRDLKEKIVKFSSFVRYLEIQKADLTHQVKAAQASELIKRSAEENLNSEHSLKKQEARNSVIVHEDMDTSDSDESDHEREDPDLDDEWKPEQESERESEAESVIRLNRKRNFKVGRRRSSVVPRRSYEENSESPSDEAEKSMPTSDVCCTCSKSSSCKTMKCQCRATKGSCGPSCGCSSVKCSNRNAEAKQNNSTSPLEHSDNSQEEQQQVLASRGALLLQNALADKPVEETNGEGTRIRRKPLSDIGNTTGKTNVPKPVKRMKWKKPLLKLVVDQPPPTTTTPTSSQEPSDSGEANDTKLKLPRSIRSTKGSNMLRERNAEQSGGESEVGNGGFVQSSSSGPSGSRTSDEKENHTRRI encoded by the exons ATGGAGGCCGCAGAGTGCGTCAAGGTCGCCGTCAACATTCGGCCTTTGATTACCCCCGAGCTTCTTAACGGATGCACCGATTGCATCACCGTTGTGCCCAAGGAGCCTCAG GTTCATATCGGTTCACACACCTTTACATACGACTTCGTATTTGGGAATGCGGGCTTGCCGTGTTTGGAGATCTACGACCATTGTTGTGCTCCTCTTGTGGATGCACTGTTTAGAGGATATAATGCTACGGTTCTTGCCTATGGCCAG ACTGGTTCAGGTAAAACGTATACGATGGGAACTAACTATAGTGGAGATGGGATGAACTGTGGCATTATACCCAAGGTGATGGAAGATATATTTAGAAGAGTGGAGACGACCAAAGATTCGACCGAGTTATTGATACGGGTGTCTTTTATTGAG ATATTTAAGGAAGAAGTGTTTGATTTGCTTGACTCGAATTCGTCTGCCCTCCTGAAGAATGATGGTGCGGTTCAGGCAAAGCACGTTGCCCTCTCGAGAGCTCCGATTCAGATCAGGGAAACTGCTACTGGAGGAATCACTTTGGCTGGTGTTACTGAGGCGGAAGTGAAGACAAAAGAGGAGATGGGTTCGTATCTAGCTCGAGGATCTTTGTCTCGTGCTACTGGCAGCACCAACATGAATAGCCAATCAAG tcGGTCTCATGCAATCTTCACAATCACtctggaacaaaagaaaatttccAGTAGTTCTTCCACAACAGCTGAAGATGCGGGTGAAGATATACTCTGTGCGAAGCTTCATTTGGTCGACCTAGCTGGGTCAGAACGTGCAAAACGAACGGGAGCCGATGGCATGCGCTTGAAAGAAG GAATCCACATCAACAAAGGTCTACTTGCTCTAGGAAATGTAATAAGTGCATTAGGagatgagagaaagagaaaggaagGAGGTCATGTTCCTTACCGCGACAGCAAGTTAACTCGCTTGCTTCAG GATTCCCTTGGTGGCAATAGTAAAACAGTGATGATTG CGTGTGTAAGTCCAGCGGATACAAATGCTGAGGAGACACTTAATACACTAAAATATGCTAATCGTGCACGCAATATTCAGAATAAAGCAGTG ATCAATCGAGACCCAGCAGCCGCACAAATGCAAAGAATGCGGAGCCAAATTGAGCAGCTGCAGACAGAACTCTTGTTTTATCGAGGTGACAGTAGTTCTTTTGATGAGCTGCAG ATCCTCAAACATAAAGTATCATTGCTTGAGACAAGCAACCGTGAGCTACAAAATGAACTTCAAGAACGGAGAGTAGCTTGTGAGCATTTCTCGAAGAGTGCTTATGATGCTCAG GTGGAGAAGGACAAACTTATAATGAAAATCGAATCTGTTCGCAATGGTAAATCCTTGGATGAGATTGAATCGTGCCAAGATGAG GACGTTGGTTTGATCAACAAGTACGTTTCAAAAATCCAAGAGCTGGAAGGAGAGTTATTGCATGTCAGAAGCTTAAAGAAAGTCAGTAACTACCAATATTCTGAGTCTGTTGATTCCCATGAAGATGGGCCCCGTTCGAGTAATGTCTTGTTCCCCTCATCCAATGAGTCGTCAGATTGTGAAGATAAAGTGATTGATGTCACAG TGTGTGCAGATGAGGTTGAATTTCAAGAAAAGGAGCTTGAACATTGCTCACTTCAAGAAAAGTTGGATATGGAGCTAAAGGAATTAGATAAGAGACTTGAAGAAAAGGAG GCTGAAATGAAGCGTTATTCAAGTGGCGGTACATCTGTTCTCAAACAGCATTATGAGAAAAAGGTCCATGAGCTAGAACAAGAAAAAAGAGCATTGCAG AGAGAAATTGAAGGTTTGAGACAGAACCTTGCTAGCATACCATCTGCCCCAGGCGATGGTGCCCAAAAACTGAAGGAATCTTATCTTCAGAAACTAAACACGCTTGAAACCCAG GTTTCTGAtttgaagaagaaacaagaTGCACAAGCGCAACTCTTAAGGCAAAAGCAGAAAAGTGATGATGCAGCAAGAAAACTTCAAGATGAAATACACAGAATTAAGTCCCAAAAG GTGCAATTGCAGCAAAAGATTAAGCAAGAATCAGAACAGTTCAGGGCCTGGAAGGCCTCAAGAGAGAAGGAAGTTATGCAG CTCAAAAAAGAGGGAAGGAGAAATGAGTATGAGATGCACAAGCTCATGGCTCTGAATCAAAAACAGAAGCTG GTTTTGCAAAGAAAGACAGAAGAGGCATCTCAGGCGACAAAAAGACTCAAAGAGCTTTTAGAAAATCGAAAGGCGTCTTCGCGGGAGATATTGA GTGGTGCAAGTGCTAATGGTCCAGGAACTCAG GCATTGATGCAAGCAATTGAGCATGAGATTGAAGTCACGGTTCGGGTTCACGAAGTGCGTTCTGAGTACGAGAGGCAAATGGAAGA GAGAGCAAGAATGGCGAAGGAAGTTGCAAGGCTAAGGGAAGAAAACGAGTTGCTCAAGAATGCCAAGATAAG CAGCGTGCATGATGATACCATGTCTCCGGGAGCAAGAAACTCAAGGATTTTTGCACTGGAGAATATGCTTGCGACCTCTTCAAACACTCTCGTTTCCATGGCATCACAATTGTCCGAAGCAGAGGAACGCGAGCGTGTGTTTGGTGGAAAAGGAAGGTGGAACCAAGTTCGAACATTAGGTGAAGCAAAGAGTATCATGAACTATTTGTTCAATTTGGCATCAAGTGCGAG GTGTCTTGCTCGAGATAGAGAATCAGACTGCCGAGAAAAAGATGTCTTAATAAGAGACCTGAAAGAAAAAATAGTGAAGTTTAGCAGTTTTGTTAGATACTTGGAGATCCAAAAAGCAGACCTCACGCATCAGGTGAAGGCGGCACAG GCTTCTGAATTGATCAAAAGGTCTGCAGAGGAGAATCTAAACAGCGAGCACAGCTTGAAAAAACAGGAAGCCAGGAACTCGGTTATAGTTCATGAGGACATGGACACCTCAGATTCTGATGAGTCGGACCATGAACGGGAAGATCCAGATCTCGATGATGAATGGAAGCCTGAACAGGAATCAGAGCGTGAGTCGGAAGCGGAATCAGTTATAAGACTGAACAGAAAACGTAACTTCAAAGTAGGAAGACGTCGCTCTAGTGTGGTGCCCAGGCGTTCATATGAAGAGAATTCGGAATCTCCTTCAGACGAGGCAGAGAAATCCATGCCAACATCTGATGTGTGCTGCACTTGCAGTAAGAGCTCTTCTTGCAAGACGATGAAATGTCAGTGTCGAGCTACAAAGGGATCTTGTGGTCCATCATGCGGTTGTTCTTCAGTTAAATGTTCCAACAGGAACGCAGAAGCAAAGCAGAACAACTCCACCTCGCCATTAGAGCACAGTGACAACTCTCAGGAAGAACAACAACAAGTCCTTGCTTCACGTGGAGCTTTGCTGCTGCAAAACGCTCTTGCTGACAAGCCAGTGGAGGAGACTAATGGAGAAGgaaccagaataagaagaaaaccTCTG